A region of Paenibacillus sp. JNUCC-31 DNA encodes the following proteins:
- the rsgA gene encoding ribosome small subunit-dependent GTPase A: MEEQLRKPARIIADHGQLLRLITDEGECWGRVSGRMRHDHVETGIVPAVGDWVAVTGQAGEEAIIHSIVQRQSRVSRQAAGSVTKEQLIAANVDTLLIVAALNHDFNLRRLERYIMMAWNGGVRPVIILSKSDLCENVEEQISLVEGTAPGIEVLAISAVQDRGKSLLEKFLSPGTTVALTGSSGSGKSTLVNWMMGESVQLTQAVREDDSRGRHTTTHREMFVLPQGAVLIDTPGMRELNLWDEGQDGLSHAFGEIEQLSAGCRFQDCTHTREAGCAVKEAIQDGSLDEKRLGNYLKMQKELKFQQRKEEASSKRRTASSKPVSSRKPKHVRSTKDWEEA; this comes from the coding sequence ATGGAAGAACAGTTAAGAAAACCCGCAAGAATTATTGCGGATCATGGACAATTGCTTCGCCTGATTACGGATGAGGGAGAATGTTGGGGACGGGTATCCGGGCGGATGCGTCATGATCATGTGGAGACGGGTATTGTACCAGCGGTTGGGGATTGGGTCGCCGTTACGGGGCAAGCTGGCGAAGAAGCCATAATTCACAGCATTGTGCAGCGTCAGAGCAGGGTATCCAGACAAGCTGCTGGTTCGGTGACCAAAGAGCAATTGATCGCGGCAAATGTGGATACTTTGCTGATCGTTGCCGCGCTCAATCATGATTTTAATCTGAGACGTCTGGAAAGGTACATTATGATGGCCTGGAATGGTGGAGTCAGACCGGTCATCATTTTGAGCAAAAGTGATCTGTGTGAGAATGTGGAAGAACAAATTTCGCTGGTGGAAGGCACTGCTCCTGGGATTGAAGTGTTGGCAATATCGGCTGTTCAGGACCGGGGCAAATCTTTACTTGAAAAATTTCTGTCTCCGGGCACAACGGTTGCCCTGACGGGTTCTTCCGGTAGTGGCAAGTCTACCCTGGTCAACTGGATGATGGGAGAGAGTGTACAGCTCACTCAGGCCGTTCGTGAGGACGACAGCCGTGGACGACATACAACCACACATCGGGAGATGTTTGTCTTGCCGCAGGGAGCGGTATTAATTGATACGCCGGGAATGCGTGAACTTAATCTGTGGGATGAAGGTCAGGATGGTTTGTCACATGCCTTTGGTGAAATTGAGCAACTCTCTGCGGGATGCAGGTTCCAGGATTGCACGCATACCCGAGAGGCCGGTTGCGCAGTGAAGGAGGCCATTCAGGATGGTTCATTGGATGAAAAAAGGCTGGGCAACTACTTGAAAATGCAGAAGGAACTGAAATTTCAGCAGCGCAAGGAAGAGGCCTCATCCAAACGACGGACCGCTTCAAGCAAACCCGTCAGTTCCCGCAAACCGAAACATGTCCGCAGTACAAAAGACTGGGAAGAGGCCTGA
- a CDS encoding YpdA family putative bacillithiol disulfide reductase translates to MEDVIIIGGGPCGLSAAIECERLGLSAVIVEKYNIVQSIYLYPTHMQFFSTAELLEIGNVPFSTPNDKPFRYEALAYYRKVAEHFGLRVHNYEEAKEIKRKDDGTFEVHTVNRRGQAIVHEGRNVVVATGYFDHPNYLGIPGEDKDKVTHYFREAHPYTRTRVAIIGGSNSAVDAAMELVRVGAHIDMVYRGNGVSEHIKPWVRPLFESLVQKGRISLHLGSRVNEILDDSVRLLHSDGSTSEIDNDFVLALTGFRPDRKLLSSVGVEMSEDMDKPVYDPQTMESSVPGVYVGGVIASGRNANEVFIESGRWHGRYIAEHIVSRHRGQTEGE, encoded by the coding sequence ATGGAAGATGTCATTATTATCGGCGGCGGCCCATGCGGTCTGTCTGCTGCCATTGAATGCGAGCGGCTGGGACTGTCAGCTGTAATTGTTGAGAAGTATAATATCGTCCAATCTATTTATCTGTATCCAACCCATATGCAGTTTTTCAGTACAGCGGAATTGCTTGAGATTGGGAATGTTCCGTTTAGTACACCGAACGACAAACCTTTTCGTTACGAGGCACTCGCCTATTATCGCAAGGTAGCCGAACATTTCGGCCTGCGGGTTCATAACTATGAGGAAGCCAAAGAAATCAAACGCAAGGACGATGGCACGTTCGAGGTACATACGGTCAATCGGCGTGGGCAAGCAATCGTTCATGAAGGACGAAATGTCGTTGTGGCTACAGGTTATTTCGACCATCCCAACTATCTTGGCATTCCTGGAGAAGACAAGGATAAAGTCACCCATTATTTCCGGGAAGCTCATCCATACACCCGCACACGTGTCGCCATCATTGGAGGAAGCAATTCAGCCGTCGATGCCGCTATGGAACTGGTTCGTGTGGGTGCGCACATTGATATGGTTTATCGTGGGAATGGCGTTTCGGAACACATTAAACCTTGGGTTCGTCCATTGTTTGAAAGCCTGGTGCAGAAAGGCAGAATCTCACTTCATCTGGGCTCACGTGTAAATGAAATATTGGACGATTCTGTTCGTTTGCTTCATTCTGATGGATCAACCAGTGAAATCGACAATGACTTTGTGCTGGCCTTGACGGGTTTCCGTCCTGACCGCAAGCTGCTTTCGTCCGTCGGTGTGGAAATGTCCGAGGATATGGATAAACCGGTATATGATCCGCAAACCATGGAAAGCAGTGTGCCAGGCGTATACGTTGGAGGAGTTATCGCTTCAGGGCGCAATGCCAATGAAGTATTTAT
- a CDS encoding L,D-transpeptidase, with protein MPDYSIIVDLSDHMLYLLDGSQVVKGYPVAIGKMLTQTPNGVFTIINKQENPGGPFGVLWMGLSAPHYGIHGTNDPSSIGKSVSHGCIRMYNSDVLDLSSKVSVGTQVTIRP; from the coding sequence ATGCCAGATTACAGCATCATCGTAGACCTGTCGGATCATATGTTATATCTTTTGGATGGCTCGCAGGTGGTTAAGGGCTATCCTGTCGCTATCGGCAAGATGCTCACGCAGACGCCTAACGGCGTGTTTACGATTATTAACAAACAAGAGAATCCTGGAGGGCCATTTGGTGTTCTGTGGATGGGGTTGTCAGCGCCGCATTATGGGATTCATGGAACCAATGATCCTTCTTCCATTGGCAAGTCTGTTTCCCATGGATGCATACGCATGTACAACTCGGATGTGCTGGACCTGTCTTCCAAAGTATCTGTAGGCACACAGGTAACGATCCGGCCCTAG
- a CDS encoding DUF2087 domain-containing protein: MQLEKIVAYHKALADPTRLRMLLLLSQGELHGQALAEKLNLSQPTVTHHASKLREAALIKERREKNTVFFTLNPSFIREHAQASVDFIFKREEIADMSDVNETLKASVMRNFFSKDGRLRQIPAQYKKKLIVLGHLVEQLEFGRKYTEKEINTFIQTYHEDFATIRREFIMHQFMYREDGIYELNPKEMWTRWDQVK, encoded by the coding sequence ATGCAATTGGAGAAGATTGTGGCCTACCACAAGGCTCTGGCTGATCCGACGCGGCTTCGGATGTTGCTGCTGTTGTCCCAGGGAGAACTTCATGGTCAAGCGCTTGCAGAAAAACTTAATCTGTCACAACCAACCGTTACACATCATGCATCCAAGCTTAGAGAAGCGGCGCTGATCAAGGAACGCAGAGAGAAAAATACGGTGTTTTTTACGCTTAATCCTTCTTTTATTCGAGAGCATGCGCAGGCCTCCGTTGATTTTATTTTTAAAAGAGAGGAGATTGCCGATATGAGTGATGTAAATGAGACGCTGAAAGCATCCGTAATGCGAAATTTTTTCTCCAAAGATGGGCGATTGCGTCAGATCCCGGCTCAGTACAAGAAAAAGCTGATTGTACTTGGTCATCTGGTCGAGCAGCTTGAATTTGGACGGAAGTATACGGAGAAGGAAATCAATACATTTATTCAAACCTATCATGAGGATTTTGCCACCATTCGTCGAGAGTTCATCATGCACCAGTTCATGTACCGGGAAGATGGAATCTATGAACTGAATCCGAAGGAAATGTGGACACGTTGGGATCAAGTGAAATAA